The following proteins are co-located in the Trichormus variabilis 0441 genome:
- the recA gene encoding recombinase RecA: MAINTDTSGKQKALTMVLNQIERSFGKGAIMRLGDATRMRVETISTGALTLDLALGGGLPKGRVIEIYGPESSGKTTVALHAIAEVQKEGGIAAFVDAEHALDPTYASALGVDIQNLLVSQPDTGESALEIVDQLVRSAAVDIVVIDSVAALVPRAEIEGDMGDAHVGLQARLMSQALRKITGNIGKSGCTVIFINQLRQKIGVTYGSPETTTGGNALKFYASVRLDIRRIQTLKKGTDEFGNRVKVKVAKNKVAPPFRIAEFDIIFGKGVSTLGCLVDLAEETGILLRKGAWYSYNGDNISQGRDNAIKYLEEKPEFAEQIKQQVREKLDKGAVVSANSVAKANEEDEEDVDLDEEE; this comes from the coding sequence ATGGCTATCAATACCGATACTTCAGGCAAGCAAAAAGCGCTAACAATGGTACTCAACCAGATTGAGCGCAGCTTCGGTAAAGGAGCAATCATGCGCCTGGGCGATGCTACCCGGATGCGGGTAGAAACGATTTCCACAGGAGCGCTCACCTTGGATTTAGCATTGGGTGGCGGTTTGCCCAAGGGGCGGGTGATTGAGATTTATGGCCCGGAAAGTTCCGGTAAAACAACAGTAGCACTCCACGCGATCGCCGAAGTACAAAAAGAAGGCGGAATTGCTGCTTTTGTGGATGCTGAACACGCCCTTGACCCCACCTACGCCTCAGCCTTAGGTGTAGATATTCAAAACTTGCTGGTCTCCCAACCAGACACAGGTGAATCCGCGTTGGAAATTGTTGATCAGCTGGTACGCTCCGCCGCCGTTGATATTGTAGTTATTGACTCAGTAGCAGCGTTGGTTCCCCGTGCAGAAATCGAAGGCGATATGGGTGATGCCCATGTTGGTTTACAAGCGAGATTAATGAGCCAAGCTCTACGTAAAATTACTGGCAATATTGGTAAATCTGGTTGTACAGTAATTTTCATTAACCAGTTGCGGCAAAAAATTGGTGTTACCTACGGTAGCCCGGAAACAACCACTGGTGGTAACGCCTTAAAGTTCTATGCTTCAGTGCGTTTAGATATTCGTCGGATTCAAACCTTGAAAAAAGGTACTGATGAATTTGGTAACCGAGTTAAAGTTAAAGTTGCGAAAAATAAAGTTGCACCGCCTTTTAGAATTGCGGAATTTGACATTATTTTTGGTAAAGGTGTTTCCACTCTAGGTTGTTTAGTAGATTTAGCTGAAGAAACTGGTATCTTACTCCGTAAGGGAGCATGGTATAGTTACAATGGCGATAATATTTCTCAAGGTCGAGATAACGCTATCAAGTATCTGGAAGAAAAACCAGAATTTGCTGAACAGATTAAACAACAAGTGCGTGAAAAATTGGACAAGGGCGCTGTTGTTTCTGCAAACTCGGTAGCCAAAGCTAACGAAGAAGATGAAGAAGATGTTGACTTAGACGAGGAAGAATAA
- a CDS encoding S66 peptidase family protein produces MNIKRRQFLKTCGLATVATQIPLLTAQGEQWSSLQDTTPSLRLRRSTSNARSLSNTIIKPQRLQVGDTVGLIAPAGTFEPRYIEVVQQHLTNLGLKAKVGRHILDRYGYLAGRDADRAQDVNDMFVDDSVQAILAMRGGWGCNRILPLLNYPLIRSHAKILMGYSDITSLLLAINARSRILTFHGPVATSTWTPFMLEYLKRILFNAEAVTLENTDSPEGKVQTITPGKAQGQLVGGNLSVLSAMVGSPYLPGWQNRILFLEDVNEDVYRVDRMLTQLKNAGILYRISGFIFGQCTDCKPTNEKSQTLIEVLQDHITPLKIPSWYGAMIGHIQDKFILPIGANVEIDADAGTIELLEAAVN; encoded by the coding sequence ATGAATATCAAGCGTCGGCAATTTCTGAAAACTTGCGGATTAGCTACTGTAGCTACTCAGATTCCTCTACTTACTGCTCAAGGTGAGCAATGGTCTTCTCTACAAGACACTACACCTAGCTTGCGTCTCCGGAGGAGTACGAGCAACGCTCGGTCATTGTCAAACACTATCATCAAGCCACAACGCTTACAAGTAGGCGATACGGTGGGGTTAATTGCGCCGGCTGGTACTTTTGAACCTCGATATATAGAAGTAGTCCAGCAACATCTGACTAATTTGGGATTAAAAGCTAAGGTGGGAAGACATATTTTAGACCGTTATGGTTATTTAGCAGGTAGAGATGCTGACCGCGCCCAAGATGTAAATGATATGTTTGTAGATGATTCGGTTCAAGCAATTCTGGCTATGCGTGGGGGTTGGGGTTGCAATCGGATTTTACCCTTACTCAATTACCCCTTAATTCGTTCCCATGCCAAAATTCTCATGGGTTATAGCGATATTACTTCTTTGTTATTAGCGATTAATGCCCGTAGTCGCATTCTCACTTTTCACGGGCCTGTGGCTACATCCACCTGGACACCCTTTATGCTGGAGTACCTGAAGCGTATTTTATTTAATGCAGAAGCAGTAACATTAGAAAATACCGATTCTCCTGAGGGAAAAGTACAAACAATCACACCAGGAAAAGCGCAAGGTCAACTTGTAGGCGGTAATTTGTCAGTTTTATCTGCAATGGTTGGTTCACCCTATTTACCTGGTTGGCAAAATAGAATTTTATTTTTGGAAGATGTGAACGAGGATGTTTATCGCGTAGATAGGATGTTGACGCAGTTAAAAAATGCTGGAATACTATATCGAATTTCCGGTTTTATCTTTGGTCAATGTACTGACTGTAAGCCAACTAATGAAAAATCTCAGACGTTAATAGAAGTATTACAAGACCATATCACTCCTTTAAAAATACCCTCTTGGTATGGTGCAATGATTGGTCATATTCAAGATAAATTTATCTTACCAATTGGCGCAAATGTGGAAATCGACGCTGATGCTGGAACAATAGAATTATTAGAGGCGGCGGTCAATTGA
- a CDS encoding UTP--glucose-1-phosphate uridylyltransferase: MQIHKVRKAVIPAAGFGTRLFPATKVVKKELFPIIDQDGRAKPVILAIVEEAINAGITEIGIVVQPDDIGVFADLFKNPPAPELLQKLSPHNQEYSQYLQELGQKVVLLTQSEQEGYGHAVFCAKDWVGNEPFLLMLGDHVYKSDIKKTCAQQVVEIYAQVHQSVVGLTTMPAAIINKAGCVTGLWQEFNSILELTQLAEKPSIDYAREHLRVEYMAEDEFLCVFGLYVLTPKIFDFLEESINQNLRDRGEFQLTTCLDKLCQAEGMTGYVMQGQCFDTGLPNTYRQTLIDFI; this comes from the coding sequence ATGCAAATTCATAAAGTAAGAAAAGCCGTGATTCCGGCTGCTGGTTTTGGTACTAGATTATTTCCAGCTACTAAAGTTGTGAAAAAAGAACTATTCCCAATTATTGATCAAGATGGTAGAGCAAAGCCTGTAATTTTAGCCATTGTGGAAGAAGCTATTAATGCAGGAATCACAGAAATTGGTATTGTTGTACAGCCTGATGATATAGGAGTTTTTGCTGATTTATTTAAAAATCCACCCGCGCCAGAACTTTTACAGAAACTTTCGCCACACAATCAAGAATATAGTCAATACTTGCAAGAGTTGGGACAGAAAGTTGTTTTGTTGACACAATCAGAACAAGAAGGTTATGGCCACGCAGTGTTTTGTGCCAAAGATTGGGTAGGGAATGAACCGTTTTTATTAATGTTGGGTGATCATGTTTATAAATCCGACATAAAAAAAACTTGCGCGCAACAAGTTGTAGAGATTTACGCACAAGTTCATCAAAGTGTTGTTGGCTTAACTACTATGCCAGCAGCGATAATTAACAAAGCTGGATGTGTTACAGGATTGTGGCAAGAGTTTAATTCCATTTTGGAACTAACGCAACTTGCAGAAAAACCCAGTATTGATTATGCGCGTGAGCATTTGCGGGTAGAATATATGGCAGAAGATGAGTTTTTATGTGTTTTTGGTTTGTATGTCCTCACACCAAAAATCTTTGATTTTCTAGAAGAAAGTATAAACCAAAATTTACGCGATCGCGGTGAATTTCAATTAACAACTTGTTTAGATAAATTGTGTCAAGCAGAAGGGATGACAGGATATGTGATGCAAGGGCAATGTTTTGATACGGGGCTACCAAATACTTATCGCCAGACATTGATTGATTTTATATAG
- a CDS encoding MASE1 domain-containing protein: MTDSMKIAIMRRWLMISLLGLFALVIAHGMALIYRIQPGVSLWFPPSGVAIALTFWFGPCGIILTGLASFLMSPFWGLHGWERLIAFVDIIEPLSAWLLYRRLWKGSRTINTLKDATLFTVSAPLVACATLATIGSLSLVAIGKMPLAGLSHNIPHWWLGNAIGIMAIAPTALLVFTPYFQSQGWLHRTEPLNSGFVSRNFRPSLHLLLEFSAILLLCLAIATLTVAETNQNGFKLQQLSFLGFVPVLWAATRFGVTSGMLTSSFCVLVTLFAYLVAYPKAMYLATFPVQAEVLHVHKLSLLVQCAVSLFVGIAITERSSIQVELAVEKVRRGEYQSRAELSEKLIQLNESLVEINDCLEESHREKDELLRREQALRSRLSNILSSMTDAFIAVNRDWDITYCNHQAAKIQHLEPEDLIGKNYWEQWARTKGTDFEREYRRSLAENIPVHFEVLYELWDMWFEVHAYPAEDGLGIFFRNITERKQAEQEREYLLMREQIARSEAERANRLKDDFLAVLSHELRTPLNPILGWATLLKKRNLEEATRRRGIETIERNAKLQIQLIEDLLDVSRIQQGKLNLNIQSVNLVNTIEEALETVSLAIEAKNIDVKTALNVNVCMVAGDAARLQQIIWNLLANAIKFTPPAGQIQVALERVNNSAQIQIQDNGKGISSEFLPYVFEYFRQADGTITRQFGGLGLGLAIVKHLTELHGGTVKAESAGEGMGATFTVNLPLMLNAPQIVPQVGQPDNTWGLAGLYILVVDDDVDTGEFLTLMLEQSGAEVTAVTSAGEALEVIARTKVDLLLSDIGMPGIDGYMLMQLIRAMPSAKGGKIPAIALTAYAGEINQKQALAAGFQLHLVKPVEAEKLLQGISEVLAASPPEFSYVSVEN, translated from the coding sequence ATGACAGACTCTATGAAAATTGCCATTATGCGTAGATGGCTGATGATTTCACTTTTGGGCTTATTCGCTCTGGTTATTGCTCATGGGATGGCGCTGATTTACCGCATTCAGCCGGGAGTGTCTTTGTGGTTTCCTCCATCAGGTGTGGCGATCGCTTTAACTTTTTGGTTCGGCCCTTGTGGTATTATTCTCACCGGATTGGCTTCTTTTCTCATGTCGCCGTTTTGGGGTTTACATGGTTGGGAGCGATTAATAGCTTTTGTCGATATCATCGAGCCTCTGAGCGCTTGGTTACTGTACCGCCGTCTCTGGAAGGGTTCCCGAACCATTAATACCCTCAAGGATGCCACTCTTTTTACTGTTAGCGCCCCCCTCGTCGCCTGCGCTACTTTGGCGACAATTGGTAGTTTATCTCTTGTCGCTATAGGCAAAATGCCTCTCGCTGGTTTGAGTCATAACATACCCCATTGGTGGTTAGGTAATGCAATTGGAATCATGGCGATTGCGCCTACTGCCTTATTAGTTTTTACACCCTATTTTCAATCTCAAGGCTGGTTACACCGTACCGAACCACTAAATTCTGGATTTGTTTCTCGAAATTTCCGTCCTTCTTTGCACCTCTTATTAGAATTCAGCGCCATATTACTACTTTGTTTAGCTATAGCAACCTTAACAGTGGCTGAAACTAATCAAAACGGATTTAAGTTACAACAGTTGTCTTTTTTAGGCTTTGTTCCAGTTTTATGGGCTGCAACCCGCTTTGGCGTAACTAGTGGGATGTTAACTTCAAGTTTCTGTGTATTAGTAACGCTATTTGCTTACTTAGTTGCTTACCCTAAAGCAATGTATTTAGCCACTTTTCCAGTACAAGCAGAAGTTTTACACGTCCACAAATTGAGCTTATTGGTACAGTGTGCTGTGAGTTTATTTGTGGGCATTGCTATTACTGAAAGGTCAAGTATTCAAGTAGAGTTAGCAGTAGAAAAAGTGCGTCGTGGGGAATACCAAAGCCGCGCAGAATTATCAGAAAAACTTATCCAACTCAATGAATCACTGGTGGAAATCAATGATTGTTTAGAAGAATCTCATCGAGAAAAGGATGAATTACTTCGGCGTGAACAAGCGCTCCGCAGTCGGTTGAGCAATATTTTGTCAAGTATGACTGATGCTTTTATTGCTGTGAATCGAGATTGGGATATTACATATTGCAATCACCAAGCGGCAAAAATTCAACATTTAGAACCAGAAGACTTGATTGGTAAGAACTACTGGGAACAGTGGGCGAGAACTAAAGGTACAGACTTTGAGCGAGAATATAGGCGATCGCTAGCTGAAAATATTCCAGTCCATTTTGAGGTATTGTACGAACTATGGGATATGTGGTTTGAAGTCCACGCCTATCCGGCTGAAGATGGCTTAGGGATATTTTTTCGGAATATTACTGAACGCAAACAAGCAGAACAAGAACGGGAATATCTGCTGATGCGTGAGCAAATTGCTAGAAGCGAAGCTGAGAGAGCTAATCGTTTAAAGGATGATTTTCTGGCAGTTCTTTCTCACGAATTGCGTACTCCACTTAACCCGATTTTAGGTTGGGCAACTCTACTGAAAAAGCGGAATTTGGAAGAAGCTACGCGCCGACGGGGGATAGAAACAATTGAGCGGAATGCTAAATTACAAATTCAACTTATTGAAGATTTATTAGATGTCTCTCGCATTCAGCAAGGGAAATTAAATTTAAATATCCAGTCGGTGAATTTAGTTAATACGATTGAAGAGGCTTTGGAGACCGTAAGTCTAGCAATAGAGGCGAAAAATATTGATGTTAAAACTGCACTAAATGTCAATGTTTGTATGGTTGCAGGTGATGCTGCTCGTTTACAACAAATTATCTGGAACCTGCTTGCTAATGCCATTAAATTCACTCCTCCCGCAGGACAAATACAGGTAGCTTTAGAAAGAGTTAATAATTCTGCCCAAATTCAAATTCAAGATAATGGCAAGGGGATAAGTTCAGAATTTCTACCTTATGTCTTTGAGTATTTTCGTCAAGCAGATGGCACAATAACAAGACAATTTGGCGGTTTAGGATTAGGGTTGGCTATTGTTAAGCATCTCACAGAACTACATGGTGGCACAGTAAAAGCAGAAAGCGCAGGGGAAGGAATGGGTGCAACATTTACAGTCAATTTACCATTAATGCTTAACGCGCCGCAGATAGTTCCACAAGTGGGGCAACCAGATAATACTTGGGGTTTAGCTGGACTGTATATTTTGGTAGTAGATGATGATGTTGATACAGGCGAATTCCTGACATTAATGTTAGAACAATCTGGAGCCGAAGTAACAGCCGTGACATCAGCAGGTGAGGCTTTAGAGGTAATAGCGAGAACTAAAGTCGATTTGCTCTTAAGTGATATCGGAATGCCAGGAATAGATGGTTATATGTTGATGCAGTTAATTCGAGCCATGCCTTCAGCAAAAGGTGGTAAAATTCCAGCGATCGCCCTAACTGCTTATGCTGGAGAAATCAACCAAAAACAGGCACTAGCTGCTGGCTTTCAACTGCATTTAGTTAAACCCGTAGAAGCAGAAAAGTTACTTCAGGGTATATCAGAGGTTTTAGCTGCTTCACCGCCAGAATTTAGTTACGTTTCCGTAGAAAATTAA
- a CDS encoding M23 family metallopeptidase, producing the protein MITKIPNSNYQQNKCSFDIRGDKRNHFLPGNLFIGLCAALPITLALPVEALQVQVNPKNPRLGDTVSVVINLDNPDNTNNPTVSVGEKTYPAFEVAPNKYRAFIPTTPLEKPGTRKIRVFGDGQVQELSVPVATRKFPVQRITLPPGKSADGATEYELNRVAAFKALQTSQKYWNGPFLRPNTGRLSTLYGVRRYYNGKFANDYYHRGLDYAGAAGSRVVAPAAGKVALVGRVAQGFRVHGNVVGIDHGQGVVSIFMHLSRINVKEGDLVKAGQLIGAVGSTGASTGPHLHWGLYVNGQSIDPTSWKNKTFE; encoded by the coding sequence ATGATTACCAAGATTCCGAATAGTAATTATCAACAAAACAAATGCAGTTTTGATATTAGAGGAGATAAACGCAATCATTTTTTGCCAGGCAATTTATTTATAGGTTTATGTGCTGCCTTGCCTATTACCTTGGCATTACCGGTAGAAGCTTTGCAAGTACAGGTAAATCCCAAGAATCCCCGCCTGGGGGACACAGTTTCTGTAGTGATCAATTTAGATAATCCAGACAATACCAATAACCCAACCGTATCTGTTGGCGAGAAAACTTACCCAGCTTTTGAAGTAGCACCCAATAAGTATCGGGCATTTATCCCCACGACACCCCTAGAAAAGCCAGGCACTAGAAAAATTAGAGTATTTGGTGATGGTCAAGTTCAAGAATTATCTGTACCAGTAGCTACTCGTAAGTTCCCTGTACAGCGCATCACTTTACCACCAGGGAAATCTGCTGATGGTGCGACTGAATACGAACTCAACCGTGTTGCAGCCTTTAAAGCGTTACAAACATCACAAAAGTATTGGAATGGGCCATTCCTGAGACCAAATACAGGACGACTCAGCACACTTTATGGTGTACGTCGCTACTACAACGGGAAATTTGCCAATGACTACTACCATCGCGGTCTTGACTATGCTGGTGCAGCCGGTTCGCGTGTAGTTGCCCCGGCTGCTGGTAAGGTAGCTTTAGTAGGCAGGGTAGCCCAAGGATTTAGAGTTCATGGTAACGTAGTTGGCATTGACCACGGCCAAGGAGTTGTCAGTATTTTCATGCACCTGAGTCGAATTAATGTCAAAGAAGGTGACTTGGTAAAAGCTGGACAATTAATTGGCGCAGTGGGTTCTACAGGGGCTTCTACCGGGCCGCACCTACACTGGGGTCTGTATGTTAACGGTCAGTCTATTGACCCAACCTCATGGAAAAACAAAACTTTTGAATAA
- a CDS encoding late competence development ComFB family protein codes for MSIEKIVEQALQDGYLTPAMEAEVGRICDNASELSIEEYMALDRLMGALLTGEVVAVPRKQFINVMEELVLTEAIARVAEIEATSESSIDVGDIAAYALNRLPPLYATTEEGASYQRIRAKAELQELIAQQVSEAINLNLDQPNDNRTPVSTKTTGNEVLRQVSSLLQVYAPSFEQKSS; via the coding sequence ATGAGTATCGAGAAAATTGTAGAACAAGCTCTCCAGGATGGTTATCTTACGCCAGCAATGGAAGCAGAAGTTGGACGCATCTGTGATAACGCCTCAGAACTCTCGATAGAAGAGTATATGGCGTTGGATAGGTTGATGGGAGCGTTATTGACTGGTGAGGTAGTGGCGGTTCCTCGCAAGCAGTTCATTAACGTGATGGAAGAGTTGGTATTAACCGAAGCGATCGCCAGAGTAGCAGAAATTGAAGCTACTAGCGAGAGTTCCATCGATGTCGGGGATATTGCCGCTTATGCCCTCAACCGCTTACCCCCCTTATACGCCACCACAGAAGAAGGTGCTAGCTACCAGCGCATACGCGCCAAAGCAGAACTTCAGGAATTAATCGCCCAGCAGGTAAGTGAGGCAATCAACCTTAATCTTGATCAGCCAAACGACAACAGAACACCTGTGTCCACAAAAACCACTGGCAATGAAGTCTTGCGTCAAGTTAGCAGTTTATTACAAGTCTACGCCCCTAGTTTTGAGCAGAAATCTTCATAA
- a CDS encoding L,D-transpeptidase gives MAMVRNESVGRMVMFLCFGTAILSLAVHWRITTAQGQFKKPVSTTTNRPGEVYKGGLGETAFGAPAPFGATTPDKLSQPQSSAIKSHNKSDTVSQNVALATNSPKKTQLLTPESRKNADLSDQSQLRLSQPAAHRKTSNKLENAKKEVVVDLSDRRTYVYSGDVVIASYPIAVGKRGWETPTGTFNVSHMEHDPIWRHPITGKVFPAGVDSPLGERWIGFWSDGRNKIGFHGTPDTHLLGTAISHGCLRMRNSDVRLLYDQVEVGTPVIVQD, from the coding sequence ATGGCAATGGTAAGAAATGAATCTGTAGGGCGTATGGTAATGTTTCTTTGCTTTGGCACAGCCATATTATCGTTAGCTGTGCATTGGCGCATTACTACAGCGCAGGGTCAGTTTAAAAAGCCAGTCTCCACCACAACAAACCGCCCTGGAGAGGTTTATAAGGGGGGTTTAGGCGAAACCGCTTTTGGCGCACCTGCACCTTTTGGTGCCACTACTCCAGATAAACTATCTCAACCGCAGTCTTCGGCTATTAAATCTCATAATAAGTCGGATACTGTTAGCCAAAATGTAGCTTTAGCGACTAACTCACCTAAAAAAACACAGTTATTAACACCAGAGTCAAGAAAAAACGCCGATTTATCAGATCAAAGCCAGTTACGATTATCTCAACCTGCGGCACATAGAAAAACATCTAATAAGCTAGAAAATGCCAAGAAGGAAGTGGTGGTTGATTTAAGCGATCGCCGCACTTATGTTTATTCTGGAGATGTAGTGATAGCTAGTTACCCAATTGCTGTAGGTAAGAGGGGTTGGGAAACACCTACGGGTACTTTCAATGTGTCACATATGGAACATGATCCCATCTGGCGACACCCCATCACAGGCAAAGTGTTCCCTGCTGGTGTTGATAGTCCTTTAGGGGAAAGATGGATTGGTTTTTGGTCTGATGGACGTAATAAAATCGGCTTTCACGGCACACCAGACACTCATCTTCTGGGAACAGCTATTTCTCACGGCTGTTTGAGGATGCGTAATTCTGATGTCCGTTTGCTTTATGACCAAGTAGAAGTGGGGACACCTGTGATAGTACAGGATTAG
- a CDS encoding sigma-70 family RNA polymerase sigma factor, which produces MSQSITVSWSTVDARCSEASVQVDKLSNHDLILRCQLGLRPDRVAFAELLRRYQTQVDRVLYHLAPDWSDRADLAQEVWIRVYRNINRLQEPSKFRGWLSRIATNLFYDELRKRKRVVSPLSLDAPRSVDDGEMDWEIAGDTPGPEEELTTREFYEQLREAIADLPEVFRTTIVLREIEGMAYEEIAEITGVSLGTVKSRIARARSRLQTQLQTYLDA; this is translated from the coding sequence ATGAGTCAATCGATTACTGTATCCTGGTCAACGGTTGATGCGAGGTGTTCAGAAGCATCGGTGCAAGTTGACAAACTCTCTAACCACGATTTAATTTTGCGCTGTCAATTAGGGCTGCGTCCTGATCGTGTTGCGTTTGCCGAGCTATTGCGCCGCTATCAAACCCAGGTTGATAGAGTTTTGTATCACTTAGCCCCTGATTGGTCAGACAGAGCCGACTTGGCTCAAGAAGTTTGGATTCGCGTGTATCGGAATATTAACCGATTGCAAGAACCATCTAAGTTTAGGGGCTGGTTAAGCCGGATTGCCACTAATTTGTTTTATGACGAATTGCGTAAACGCAAGCGGGTTGTAAGTCCTTTGTCATTAGATGCTCCCCGTTCTGTAGATGATGGCGAAATGGATTGGGAAATTGCTGGAGATACACCAGGGCCAGAGGAAGAACTGACAACTAGAGAATTTTACGAACAACTGCGAGAGGCGATCGCGGATTTACCAGAAGTATTTCGCACTACCATTGTTCTGAGAGAAATCGAGGGTATGGCATACGAAGAAATCGCCGAAATCACAGGTGTATCCTTGGGAACAGTCAAGTCGAGAATTGCTAGAGCTAGATCCAGATTGCAAACTCAATTGCAAACTTATCTTGATGCCTAA